Part of the bacterium genome, CGCCGATTTCTAAAGTATCCGATGATTTTCGAGTGGTTGAATCTTTTGCCGACCGATACTCAAACACCGATAATCCCAGCCGTTGTCCTACCAGTCCTGTAACTTGCTCAATTGCTCCACTCTTGGCTAACTCGCTCGTTTCATTGGTGATGTTTAAGTTGTTCTCGTCGAGTGGCATACCAATCGTCAAGTATCCAATAGCGGCAAATTCAGAGAGTTGAGTCTCACCCTTTTTACCACTCAAGATCAATTCGGGATTTTGCGCTGTACCGGAAATTGATAGTGTGATATCGACACCTTTGGTGCGTTTCAAACTTTTCTCTACAGCAGTGATGTTCATGCGGGGATCAAACGGCGGTCCATCAAAAGTCAGTGACCCAGAAGTAATTGTCAATCGTTTTCCATATTGAACAACGTACCCGCGCAGAATCTCGACGTTTCCATAGATCTGGGGGTACTGCTGCCCCGTCTCTTTGAACATCACCAAATTCATCCGGGCTTCGGCATTCACACCGCGGCCACGAATCCAGACATTACCCTGCGCATCTGCCGAGATACTTCCTTCTGCATTGTTCCAAATTGATAACGCCGGGAAAACACCCCCGTCTTCATCTTCAAGGTAGACTTCCTCTAAGTCTTTTTCTTCTTCGCCCATATCGAAGACCGCTTCCGAAATTCGCGAGCGACCGGTCATCATTAAGTGGTTAAGCGGTCCGTGCAAAGAAAAATCGAGATCGCCGGAAATTTGTTTCCGCGGCTGTTTGAGGAATCTGAAATCGCGGGCGCGGGCTTGAATATCGACGGTGAAGGAATCGTCATAAGCGATTTGTCCGGTAAGCTTGAAATTTCCTTTTCCAGATTTCGTTTCGGCTTGTTGGATGACGAGGGCATTTCCAATGGTCGATGCTCTGATGACAAGATCCCGTTGGTCGATCCCGAATTCCGGCATCACAAAACGCTTGCCGGTCAAATCGACGAACAGTTTTATACCATTGGTTTGATCGCGTTGGACATTCGCTTTGATTGTTCCATCCCAAACCGAGCGACGGGGTAACATTCCTACAAACCATTGTGAAGGCATCTCAATTGTCTCCAGTGTCAAGGAATCGAACCCTACAAAGGATGTATCAGTCAATCGAGCAATCCCACTTGATGACAATGCTTGGATGCCATCGCGCCTGCCATTCATGTCCCAACTGAGGAGATAATCTTCCATAGCAAACTGTGCTTCAAGGGTATCGAGTACATACACATTGTTCCAGCCTGCGCCAAGAATGTTACAGTATCCGGTTACGGTTGGCGGATGGTTTTTTCGGATCAACCAGTTGCCATCGACTGAAATCTCTCCTTGCAAATCGCGCAGTTTTGGAACAACCGTCAAGAGGGATGTTAGTGCCATTTGACTAATAGCATAGCCACCGCCGAACGTGCCGGAAGTATCGTAGCGGAAAGAACCATTTACAATACCCAACGGTGTATCGGCTTGATAGCGTTCCCATCGGATTCCCCGACGGGTCGCCTCGATTGGTGCGGATTGCATTAACGTGATTGGGAAATTGCGGTTACGGATTTGAAGGGTATCAATCTGAGTCGTGAGAATTCCGCGCAAAGTATCAAGTTTCGCAGCAGCAGTAAAATCAACCGACAGGGTATCGGAGACTGTGTGTAGCGACAACAAAATCGAATCACGCTTCCAACTTCCATGAACCTCTAACGAAACAGGTAAACTATACTTTGAGCGGAGCGAATCGATTCGTAATGCAATCAGATACGGGGAATCGGGAAAATTGAGTACAGCTTCTGTAACAAGAATCGAATCGGCAAAGAAGTCTTGATACACCACATTTTCTAACAAACCGGAAAAGGTAACTTGATGCGATGCTTTGGCTGAATCAGACCCGGCACTACCTTTCGCATCAAACTGCACCGACGCAGTAGCAGCAATTGAAGTGTCAACCGAAAAGACTTGTGGTACTCGGTCAACGAATAGGTGATCAATTGTACCTTTAACATCGTAGGCACCGTAGGTAGTCGCTTCGCCACTTAATGCAATTCGTGCCCCCGCAGAAGTCGCTCGAACGGTATCTAATGTAATGCGATTGCGATGATACCCCCCCGCAGCAAACAAAGTATCGACTACATTTTTATACAATTGTAAGCGTGACGTAGATAAACGAAATGCGACAGAATCAATGGGAATCTGTTTGCCAGTTGTATTCGAAACAAGATTCACAAAAATGCTGTCGGGGAAATCACTAGATTTGAGAAAGTCACGCAATTTGAGCAGAGAACCATGTGCTGTAAGTTTCGCTTGCGCATTATCTTTCAGAAAATTCACCGTCGAAACATCCACCGTTAAATTGGCATGACGCTCGCCAATCTTTCCTTTCGCAGATGCATACTTCTTATTGAATTTCCATTGCAAGTCAGCTGTAAGATTTTCGAGTGGTGGAAGTGAAGAACTATCGACAAGCAATTTGCCGGCAAAGCTGATATCGCTAAAGGGATCGCGCACTTCACCGGTGATATTTGCAGTTATAGCAGTGGAGTCGATTCCGGTGACGAATGGTGACAAATCAAAATTCTCAGTTGTTACATCGAGTCCGATGATATGCAAATTACCGTCGAGATTGTTGGCAGTGACATTAACTGCTTGACCGGGTAGATAAACGCCAGCGCGCGCATGGAGACCCCCGGGAGAATGGGAACCATCAAAATCGAGTGCGACATGAGGAGTTTCCGGCCAATAATGCAGAACCCGGCGAACGGTCGAATCAGCCAACGTAATATCGCCATTCGCAAATCCATAAGGAGGATTATGGCTAAAATCGATTCGACCACTAACTCCAACTGCTAACTGTGGTAGTCGAACCTCTACTCGCTCAAACGACATACGGTTCTTAACAAATACGAAGCTTCGGATTCGAACAAAAAATGGAGATTTCGGAATATTAATAACTGGACTGCGCGAATCGACTATCAATTCACTGTTGTTGAACTCCAGAATCCCAACTACAATTCTTCGAAGCGGAAACTCGCCCGTTCTTGCGGCTATGTTGGATTTGGGTTTAGGATTTTTCTTCTTGATAAGCCGTCCGAAGTTCCACCCGGTACTATCTTGGCGTAAGTGATACTTCAAATGAGCGAGCTTTACAGTAGGTGCGATGACTTGCTTGCTGAACAATGGCATAATCATTACGCGAATTGTTATTGAGTCGCAGGTTATCACCGGTTCTTGTTTGTATGCCCAGCGAAATCCTAAGACAGTTATCGTAGGAAACCGGTGAAGTTGCACTGCTTCGATTGTGCAATATCCATCTCCGGCAGAGGAAACAGCTCCAGCGAGTATTCCCGCAATTTTCCCTTGTCCTAACGGCGACAATATTATTCCCACCACTCCTAAAGCGATCAGCAGAAGCGACAAAAAAGTCCATTTTGCTACATTCAAAGAGTGTGCTAAAATTCGTAACGAAATGTGTTGTTCGAGTTTACTCATATCACTTCACCCAATGCGAAGTGAATTTCGGGGTGATATGGTTTGTCGTAAAACTGATTTCGTTTTAATTGCCAACCGATATCGATTCGCACTGGACCAATCGGAGTCCGCAACCGAACACCCGCACCAGCGGTAGTCTGCAGCGGCCATTTTCCATAGGATTGATACTTCTCCCAGACAGTTCCAGCATCGAAGAAAAACGCTGACCACAACGGTCCCCACAGTTTATACCGCACTTCAAGCGACCCAGCACAGTAGGACTCACCTCCGATAGGAGTATTCGATGCATCCCTTGGTGAGAGTTCGCGACGGGACCAACCGCGAATCAAGCCAAGTCCACCTAAATGGAATTTCTCATCAGGTGGAGGCGCTGGTGAATTGGGAAACAGAATTAACGCACCCGTTTCTACGCGGGTAGCATAAGTTAGTTTTTTATCATAGGTGACATTGTAATTCCCGAAGCCTCTTAAGCGGAAGAAGCGTGAGGAGCTTGGTAAGAAGATGCCAGAAACGGCGATCTCTGGCTGAAAAATCCCACCTTGGGTGGCTTCAAATTGTTCCGTACGAAAATCGAAGGTTCCGGTTAAGATGTACAAGTCGAGATTTTGAAAATTCGATAGTTCAAGTGAAGAATTCTCAGCCGATTTTTGATTAATGATCCATATCCGCTGCAACCGTTGAGCAAATTGAATTGTCCACCAAGGTCCTGATGGGAACGAAACCGCTTGAGTGCTTCCGATTTTGTCAATACCGTCTTCGTTGCTATGGAGAGCAAAGGGAGAAACCGTTAACTCAGACCCGGGACCAAAGGGATGAGGTTGTACAATTTTTAAATCCACTGTTTCTTTTCGGATCGAGCGATAGTCAACAGAATCATTGGTCGACTTTCCTTGGAAAGCGACACCGGCACTAAGCTTCACGGTTCTACCGCCGGGCAATAGAAAGCGGTCGGTGATTTCACCAGTCATCTGTAGCAATTCATCAGTGTCCCACGCGGGACCGAACCTGGTTTGCCAACGATCCGCTTCCACGACGCGCACTCGTAATGGTAATCGGTTGCCCTTCACGGAAGTATCGGTTACGATATCGACGCTACGAAACAGGTTCCGTGAGTAAAGGATGCGGCGACTTCGCTCTATTAGCGAATAATTATAGGATTTTCCGGGCCGGGCAAGAATGTCAGCGGTAACATCCTTTGGTTTTAACCGTTGAACTCCGTAGACGGATGCAGTATCGAAGGTGTTTATGCCACCAGATTCGATTTTAAAATTGATTTCAACATACAGCGAATCATTAGACCATTGAACCGTTGGTGTAATCTTAGTACGGGCATAGCCGTGTTTCGAGTAGAGCAAGCGCAACGAATCGACAGCATTGACCAAGTCTATCTCG contains:
- a CDS encoding translocation/assembly module TamB, producing MSKLEQHISLRILAHSLNVAKWTFLSLLLIALGVVGIILSPLGQGKIAGILAGAVSSAGDGYCTIEAVQLHRFPTITVLGFRWAYKQEPVITCDSITIRVMIMPLFSKQVIAPTVKLAHLKYHLRQDSTGWNFGRLIKKKNPKPKSNIAARTGEFPLRRIVVGILEFNNSELIVDSRSPVINIPKSPFFVRIRSFVFVKNRMSFERVEVRLPQLAVGVSGRIDFSHNPPYGFANGDITLADSTVRRVLHYWPETPHVALDFDGSHSPGGLHARAGVYLPGQAVNVTANNLDGNLHIIGLDVTTENFDLSPFVTGIDSTAITANITGEVRDPFSDISFAGKLLVDSSSLPPLENLTADLQWKFNKKYASAKGKIGERHANLTVDVSTVNFLKDNAQAKLTAHGSLLKLRDFLKSSDFPDSIFVNLVSNTTGKQIPIDSVAFRLSTSRLQLYKNVVDTLFAAGGYHRNRITLDTVRATSAGARIALSGEATTYGAYDVKGTIDHLFVDRVPQVFSVDTSIAATASVQFDAKGSAGSDSAKASHQVTFSGLLENVVYQDFFADSILVTEAVLNFPDSPYLIALRIDSLRSKYSLPVSLEVHGSWKRDSILLSLHTVSDTLSVDFTAAAKLDTLRGILTTQIDTLQIRNRNFPITLMQSAPIEATRRGIRWERYQADTPLGIVNGSFRYDTSGTFGGGYAISQMALTSLLTVVPKLRDLQGEISVDGNWLIRKNHPPTVTGYCNILGAGWNNVYVLDTLEAQFAMEDYLLSWDMNGRRDGIQALSSSGIARLTDTSFVGFDSLTLETIEMPSQWFVGMLPRRSVWDGTIKANVQRDQTNGIKLFVDLTGKRFVMPEFGIDQRDLVIRASTIGNALVIQQAETKSGKGNFKLTGQIAYDDSFTVDIQARARDFRFLKQPRKQISGDLDFSLHGPLNHLMMTGRSRISEAVFDMGEEEKDLEEVYLEDEDGGVFPALSIWNNAEGSISADAQGNVWIRGRGVNAEARMNLVMFKETGQQYPQIYGNVEILRGYVVQYGKRLTITSGSLTFDGPPFDPRMNITAVEKSLKRTKGVDITLSISGTAQNPELILSGKKGETQLSEFAAIGYLTIGMPLDENNLNITNETSELAKSGAIEQVTGLVGQRLGLSVFEYRSAKDSTTRKSSDTLEIGGYVTDKLFFSVATPVSTGVNKNTIRAEYQLLPWLRLATERDGEGKQTIEAYIQTEWDTPPIRKQSTVTTPTDSVKKVKGIETP
- a CDS encoding outer membrane protein assembly factor; translated protein: MLTKFPVTRLLLLFLLVIFTAGIAVGQKIPREFISADGLLLHKVELEGCPLPASEVWPKVATAQAPWYHKFVFWKKKPQFDGVSFARDVIRLDHFLRREGWRDCKVSGEVQVDEKEQVTAIYHVTVKDPTRVLAFGFNAFEMAPRDTVRFRRYIALENGGRFREIDLVNAVDSLRLLYSKHGYARTKITPTVQWSNDSLYVEINFKIESGGINTFDTASVYGVQRLKPKDVTADILARPGKSYNYSLIERSRRILYSRNLFRSVDIVTDTSVKGNRLPLRVRVVEADRWQTRFGPAWDTDELLQMTGEITDRFLLPGGRTVKLSAGVAFQGKSTNDSVDYRSIRKETVDLKIVQPHPFGPGSELTVSPFALHSNEDGIDKIGSTQAVSFPSGPWWTIQFAQRLQRIWIINQKSAENSSLELSNFQNLDLYILTGTFDFRTEQFEATQGGIFQPEIAVSGIFLPSSSRFFRLRGFGNYNVTYDKKLTYATRVETGALILFPNSPAPPPDEKFHLGGLGLIRGWSRRELSPRDASNTPIGGESYCAGSLEVRYKLWGPLWSAFFFDAGTVWEKYQSYGKWPLQTTAGAGVRLRTPIGPVRIDIGWQLKRNQFYDKPYHPEIHFALGEVI